One Nitrososphaerota archaeon DNA segment encodes these proteins:
- a CDS encoding DUF2283 domain-containing protein: MGKVFDSLEINENIILDLNEKHEIIGIEVLNFSKTKINLNEIITKGIETIVKIT; encoded by the coding sequence ATGGGGAAAGTATTCGATTCTTTAGAAATAAATGAGAATATTATTCTTGACCTTAATGAAAAACATGAAATTATTGGTATAGAAGTATTGAATTTTTCTAAGACTAAAATAAACCTTAACGAGATAATCACTAAAGGTATTGAAACTATCGTGAAGATTACTTGA